Proteins from a genomic interval of Deltaproteobacteria bacterium:
- a CDS encoding NAD(P)H-dependent oxidoreductase subunit E has product MTVEGIIGYLLPMEVPPARNPEEVVEFDLAQEPAELLDELPTSRRSKLARTMEALQAQLQCLRALAPYTSINRVRLAANLPFAAFLDSDQRVNLSLEALNIFRQETMCLAEYVNTVALLPRARDRRLPPAMAGLALEVAAIRCFLDRLRTIAGSSRFNRFLAAFAGKGVDPEGSCRLMLEVFLQRDDWRERDQVDMVLEHLEKVAAPDTACGLALSSLKGLLQDEPLLYENAISGLISEARGSLGDLPTARKSLLLESSRGRNRLGPARFQLLLKALARALLIPAEHIGRLPSSLARKDAAGSWSYLQDLARSAADQEERYLDLKNYEMASLYLLPEAKPADEGHGAFIQHLIEDTQAYRRILAVFYASADMQLSALQKEIDLFNRMPEHAHHQVSYREDELPRLLKAIFLRPDVVQAFVHREEKKSMYHVLAGLGKMAYLPRVLHEVHNTFGYVTPEVFSQIVKVLELDPAAVIRVLASYKEFTADPKGHIIIYVCKGTACFLRGQPHISRALSEQLQVERGQVSDQGIQYLEMDCFGVCHLAPVIKVGQSFLANMTAEDIPETIATLLHGVSYENRLAFLNRIKKMLAPGWAVSPGASLQISQVYNFPAEIIGSEISLSAGGEVYARNNGRSQQLGTLVSRSLSFDYRSIDGSQDVGSLVVDETGQILEIINYSDPALSAELNKTIKPRAQVVEGQVTVRRNGDSQSLGKVNGNTVVIRRGEKKYASITFGGKVCRQPPEEEKGIPSYTISGEPADFVSRQDRLLLGFVSEKGAENIDIYEKNGGYQAVRRILGVEDGRRWSPEEIIAEVSKAGLRGRGGAGFPTGRKWQALYQAEPILEKGDEVAAPYKLIVANGDEGDPGAFMDRTLVQERPHQLLEGMIIAALAVAARFGVIYLRKEYEDAVRRLENALFQARRRGYLGENIFGVEGVHFDIEIRLGAGAFVAGEKRAIMRAIEGKPAEPTFTAVSNTRRGLWGKPTLLNNVETFANIPLILQKGGKWFLKQGYGVSGGSKIFSVAGIVEQTGLVEVRFGRTLRDVIEICQGIKQGKKLAGVQIGGPSGAILSLTGIREYLLDSPLDFDTFFSVGAMLGSGGLVFLGEDDDVVRLARHFTDWLAEESCGQCPSCLQGLVSLGETLDAVLQKEAYSSHIHTLWSKSDLIKAGARCGLGTTASNPVTSALRFFPVWFLHYLLGNERVNKLELLRTLEALHLLSRQDITVVRERRQVTVGHLFLLRKRFIPTVYAELQRIDQYRPPQERRASHFLHLLGLEEWEVGKRDVALEVDLAEISRHEECLKEAV; this is encoded by the coding sequence ATGACAGTTGAAGGAATCATCGGCTATTTACTGCCAATGGAGGTACCCCCTGCGAGGAATCCTGAAGAAGTGGTTGAGTTCGACCTGGCACAAGAGCCCGCAGAGCTCCTGGACGAGCTCCCCACCTCCAGACGCTCAAAGCTTGCCCGGACCATGGAAGCGCTGCAAGCTCAGCTGCAATGTCTGCGCGCTCTGGCACCATACACCTCCATCAACAGGGTGCGCCTGGCGGCAAACCTGCCTTTCGCTGCGTTTCTGGACAGCGACCAGCGGGTCAACCTCTCCCTTGAAGCCCTCAACATCTTTCGCCAGGAAACCATGTGCCTGGCAGAGTATGTCAACACAGTTGCCCTGCTTCCTCGGGCAAGAGACCGCCGACTGCCCCCAGCAATGGCAGGACTGGCCCTGGAGGTGGCAGCTATTCGCTGCTTTCTTGATCGGCTGCGCACAATTGCCGGGAGCAGCAGATTCAACCGTTTCTTGGCCGCTTTCGCAGGCAAGGGGGTGGACCCCGAAGGATCGTGCCGTTTGATGCTGGAGGTGTTTCTGCAGCGGGACGACTGGCGCGAGCGAGATCAGGTGGACATGGTACTCGAGCACCTCGAAAAAGTTGCCGCACCAGATACAGCCTGCGGCCTGGCACTGAGCTCTCTCAAAGGTCTGCTGCAGGATGAGCCACTGCTGTACGAGAATGCCATTTCCGGCTTGATCAGTGAAGCCAGAGGCTCCCTCGGCGACCTGCCCACAGCCAGGAAAAGCCTTTTGCTCGAGTCCAGTCGAGGCAGAAATCGCCTGGGGCCCGCCCGTTTCCAGCTGCTGCTGAAGGCCCTGGCTCGTGCCCTCCTGATTCCTGCTGAGCACATTGGCCGACTGCCCTCCTCGCTGGCAAGAAAAGATGCCGCTGGCAGCTGGAGTTATCTCCAGGATCTGGCTCGCAGTGCTGCTGACCAGGAAGAACGCTATCTGGATCTGAAAAATTACGAAATGGCCTCCCTCTATTTGCTGCCTGAGGCCAAGCCCGCAGATGAGGGCCACGGCGCCTTCATCCAGCACCTCATTGAAGATACGCAGGCCTACCGGCGCATTCTTGCCGTCTTTTACGCCTCAGCGGACATGCAGCTCAGTGCCCTGCAGAAAGAAATCGATCTCTTCAACCGCATGCCTGAGCATGCGCATCACCAGGTCTCCTATAGAGAAGATGAACTTCCCCGGCTTCTGAAAGCAATCTTCCTGCGGCCGGACGTGGTGCAGGCTTTTGTCCACCGGGAGGAAAAGAAGAGCATGTACCATGTCCTCGCCGGCCTTGGTAAGATGGCTTATCTCCCCAGGGTCCTTCACGAAGTGCACAATACCTTCGGCTATGTTACCCCTGAGGTCTTTTCTCAGATCGTCAAGGTGCTGGAACTCGACCCAGCTGCAGTGATCAGAGTGCTGGCTTCTTACAAGGAATTCACTGCAGACCCAAAAGGGCATATTATTATCTATGTCTGCAAGGGAACCGCCTGTTTTCTTCGGGGACAACCTCACATTTCACGGGCTCTCTCTGAACAGCTGCAAGTGGAGCGCGGCCAGGTCTCCGACCAGGGCATCCAGTATCTCGAAATGGACTGCTTTGGTGTCTGCCATCTGGCGCCTGTCATCAAGGTGGGGCAGAGTTTTCTGGCAAACATGACCGCCGAAGACATTCCTGAGACCATTGCCACCCTGTTGCATGGGGTGTCCTATGAAAACCGTCTTGCCTTTCTCAACAGGATCAAGAAGATGTTGGCGCCTGGCTGGGCAGTCTCTCCTGGAGCCAGTCTGCAGATCAGCCAGGTCTACAACTTTCCTGCTGAAATCATAGGCAGCGAGATCAGTCTCAGTGCAGGTGGGGAAGTATATGCCAGGAATAACGGCCGCAGCCAGCAGCTCGGTACTCTGGTGTCGCGTAGCCTATCTTTTGACTACCGCTCCATTGACGGCAGTCAGGACGTGGGCAGTCTGGTAGTGGATGAGACCGGCCAGATACTCGAAATTATAAACTATAGTGATCCAGCTCTCAGCGCGGAGCTCAACAAAACCATAAAACCTCGGGCTCAGGTCGTGGAGGGTCAGGTAACAGTGCGGCGCAACGGTGACAGCCAGTCCCTCGGCAAAGTGAACGGCAATACCGTGGTAATCAGACGAGGAGAAAAGAAGTATGCCAGCATCACCTTCGGGGGAAAGGTTTGCCGGCAGCCGCCAGAAGAAGAAAAAGGCATCCCAAGCTATACCATAAGCGGGGAGCCAGCCGACTTTGTCTCCCGACAGGATCGACTCTTGCTGGGATTCGTTTCTGAAAAGGGCGCAGAAAACATCGATATCTACGAGAAGAATGGCGGCTACCAGGCTGTGCGGCGAATTCTCGGCGTAGAAGACGGCCGTCGCTGGTCTCCAGAAGAGATAATTGCTGAAGTGAGCAAGGCTGGCCTCAGGGGCAGAGGCGGTGCTGGCTTCCCCACAGGGCGCAAGTGGCAGGCCCTTTACCAGGCCGAGCCAATTCTTGAAAAAGGCGACGAGGTGGCCGCACCTTACAAGCTCATTGTGGCCAACGGCGATGAGGGAGACCCGGGAGCTTTCATGGATCGTACACTGGTGCAGGAGAGGCCCCATCAACTCCTCGAGGGGATGATTATCGCTGCCCTCGCTGTGGCAGCGCGCTTTGGGGTGATCTACCTGCGCAAGGAATACGAGGATGCTGTGCGCCGACTGGAAAATGCTCTTTTTCAGGCCAGGCGTCGCGGCTACCTGGGAGAGAACATTTTCGGTGTGGAGGGGGTTCATTTCGATATTGAAATCAGGCTTGGAGCAGGGGCCTTTGTGGCTGGGGAAAAACGGGCCATCATGCGGGCCATTGAAGGCAAGCCAGCTGAACCAACGTTTACCGCGGTTTCCAACACCAGGCGGGGTCTCTGGGGGAAGCCCACCCTGCTCAACAATGTGGAGACCTTCGCCAACATTCCTCTCATTTTGCAAAAGGGCGGCAAGTGGTTTCTGAAGCAGGGATACGGCGTCAGCGGCGGCAGCAAGATATTCTCTGTTGCCGGCATCGTCGAACAAACCGGCCTGGTGGAAGTTCGTTTCGGCCGCACCCTCAGAGACGTCATTGAAATTTGCCAGGGAATCAAGCAGGGCAAGAAACTTGCCGGCGTTCAGATTGGCGGTCCCTCGGGCGCCATTCTCTCCCTCACAGGCATCCGCGAGTATCTGCTGGACTCGCCTCTCGACTTCGACACTTTTTTCTCAGTAGGAGCAATGCTCGGTTCTGGCGGCCTGGTTTTCCTGGGTGAGGATGACGATGTGGTCAGATTGGCCAGACACTTCACGGACTGGCTGGCAGAGGAATCCTGTGGTCAATGTCCCAGCTGTCTGCAGGGCCTGGTCTCCCTGGGAGAAACTCTTGACGCTGTCCTGCAGAAGGAGGCTTACAGCTCCCACATTCATACCCTCTGGAGCAAGAGTGATTTGATCAAGGCCGGGGCTCGCTGCGGCCTGGGAACCACTGCATCCAACCCGGTCACCAGCGCTCTGCGCTTTTTCCCTGTGTGGTTTCTCCATTACCTCCTCGGCAATGAGAGAGTAAACAAGCTGGAGCTCCTGCGGACCCTGGAAGCGCTGCACCTGCTGAGTCGGCAGGATATAACTGTGGTCAGGGAGCGGAGACAGGTGACAGTTGGCCATCTTTTCTTGCTGCGCAAGCGCTTTATCCCCACGGTCTATGCGGAACTGCAGCGTATTGATCAGTACCGTCCCCCTCAGGAGCGTCGTGCCAGCCATTTTCTCCATCTCCTGGGTCTGGAAGAGTGGGAAGTGGGCAAGCGCGATGTGGCTCTCGAGGTTGACCTGGCCGAAATATCTCGTCATGAAGAGTGTCTCAAGGAGGCAGTATAA